The sequence below is a genomic window from Vibrio spartinae.
TGGTCAATGATTATCAGGTTTCTCATGAGCAGGCAGACTTGCCTCCTGAAATCTGGGAATATCTCAAAGAGCAGAAATTCTTTGCCATGATTATCAAGAAACAATATGGCGGCTTGGAATTTTCAGCCTACACACAATCACTGGTGCTTCAAAAGCTGGCAGGTGTCTCTGGTATCCTCGCGATTACGGTCGGTGTTCCAAACTCTTTGGGTCCCGGAGAATTATTGCAACATTACGGCACCGAGGATCAAAAAGACTATTATCTGCCTCGGCTGGCAACGGGTCAGGAGATTCCCTGTTTTGCGCTCACCAGCCCTGAAGCGGGTTCTGATGCCGGTTCGATTCCTGACTTTGGCGTGGTTTGTCAAGGGACATGGGAAGGGAAAGAAGTCCTCGGGATGCGTCTGACTTGGAATAAACGCTATATCACACTTGCCCCCGTAGCAACCGTATTAGGGTTAGCATTTAAATTACAAGACCCGGATCATTTACTCGGTGAAGAAGAAGATATTGGCATCACTTGTGCGCTGATTCCAACCGATATGGCTGGCGTGGAGATCGGTCGTCGTCACTTCCCGCTGAACATTCCATTCCAAAACGGCCCCACTCAGGGAAAAGACGTCTTTGTCCCGCTTGATTTCATCATCGGTGGGCCCAGTATGGCCGGCAACGGATGGCGCATGCTGGTTGAATGTCTGTCGGTTGGCCGCGGTATCACCCTGCCATCCAACTCAACCGGTGTCACCAAAACTACGGCAGTGACAACCGGAGCCTATGCAAGAATCCGTCGTCAGTTCAAGCAACCGATAGGAAAAATGGAAGGGATTGAGGAGCCACTGGCACGCTTAGGCGGAAATGCCTACCTCATGGATGCAGCCTGTCAACTTACCGTGACGGGTATCATGAACGGTGAAAAACCCTCGGTCATTTCAGCCATCGTCAAGTATCACTGTACCCACCGGGCTCAACAGTGCCTCAAAGATGCCATGGATATCACCGGTGGGAAAGGGATCTGCCTTGGTCCGTCGAATTTCCTTGCCAGAAACTATCAGGGCGCGCCCATCGCAATTACGGTCGAAGGCGCGAATATTCTGACCCGTTCGATGATTATCTTTGGCCAAGGCGCGATTCGCTGTCACCCTTATGTACTCAAAGAAATGGAACTGGCTCACTCTCAAAGTGATAACGCGATGGCACAGTTCGACCAGACGCTCAGTGCGCATATTGCTTACACCGTGAGTAATGCAGCACGCAGCTTTTGGCTTGGTCTCACCAATGGACTCGGGTCCGCGGCACCACATCATGATGAAACCCAACGTTACTACCAGAGACTCAACCGTTACAGTGCCAATCTCGCACTCATGGCCGACCTGACCATGCTGACTCTCGGGGGTAGCCTAAAACGCAAAGAACGCGTATCAGCCCGTCTGGGAGATTTGCTGAGTCAACTGTATTTGTCTTCAGCAACATTGAAACGCTATGACGATGAGGGCCGTCACACTGAAGATTTGGACTTGGTGCGCTGGGCGCTGGAAGATAGTCTGAAACAGACGGAGGTGGCATTGTCAGAATTACTCGACAACTACCCGTCTCCGGTCTTGGGTTATCTGCTCAAACGGATCCTCATGCCTTTTGGACGAGTTTGCCACGGTCCCAGCGATAAACTGGATCACCGGGTTGCGAAACTATTGCAATCTAACACAGCACCGAGAAACCGTCTGGGTCGTTATCAGTACTGGTATGCAAGCGACCATAATCCGGCGGGTCGGATTCATCAAACGCTGGATACGATTATCCAAGCAGAACCGATTTTTGATAAGATCTGTCAGCTGAAAAATAAACATTATCCATTTACCAATTTGGATCAACTGGCGAAAACAGCATTGGATGAACAACTGATTTCAAGCGACGAATCAGATTTACTGATCAAGGCAGAACAAGAGCGACTCTATGTGATTAATGTAGATGACTTTGCACCGGAAGCGTTAGCCGCCGGATCACCTGACCGTCCGAAACAGGGAAGAGCAAAGCGTAGCAATCGTAAAACAGCCAGTCCGGTACAAGAATCCTAAAATCAGAGAGACGAGAAAAAGCAGTGTCATCCCCATAAGCAGAATGCCAGTCAGTATCACTGACTGGCATTCTTTCATATCGATCTTGATATCAATAGCGTTCCACAAATCACTCAGGACATCATGATTACTTTTTCGGCATATCGAGCTGTAGTGACACTTCAGATTTTTTTGCTTTCATCTTGCGGACAACCATCCAGATAACGAGTCCCAGCATCAAAGCACCAATATTCCCTAGCACGATATAAATCAGCTTCCATTTTCTTGCTGACTCCCGCTGTTGCAGTATCTCTTCCTGCTGTTCCTGCTTAACTTTCTCCGCGAGGGCTTTCTTTTGCATAAGGCGCGTCTGCTCGATATTCACATCTTCCACGACACTATACGTATGTTCAGGGATAGGGAAAACAAGCGGCCGCT
It includes:
- the fadE gene encoding acyl-CoA dehydrogenase FadE, whose product is MSILLSIVVLLVVWGICAYHRLSMALGTGILTASLIVLTLLGQVGFTFWVIYALLLACVTVPSIRQNLVTSQIFTLFKRQLPKMSKTEKEALDAGTVWWEAELFRGKPDWQQLHRYQTPQLTEEERAFLDGPVNQACEMVNDYQVSHEQADLPPEIWEYLKEQKFFAMIIKKQYGGLEFSAYTQSLVLQKLAGVSGILAITVGVPNSLGPGELLQHYGTEDQKDYYLPRLATGQEIPCFALTSPEAGSDAGSIPDFGVVCQGTWEGKEVLGMRLTWNKRYITLAPVATVLGLAFKLQDPDHLLGEEEDIGITCALIPTDMAGVEIGRRHFPLNIPFQNGPTQGKDVFVPLDFIIGGPSMAGNGWRMLVECLSVGRGITLPSNSTGVTKTTAVTTGAYARIRRQFKQPIGKMEGIEEPLARLGGNAYLMDAACQLTVTGIMNGEKPSVISAIVKYHCTHRAQQCLKDAMDITGGKGICLGPSNFLARNYQGAPIAITVEGANILTRSMIIFGQGAIRCHPYVLKEMELAHSQSDNAMAQFDQTLSAHIAYTVSNAARSFWLGLTNGLGSAAPHHDETQRYYQRLNRYSANLALMADLTMLTLGGSLKRKERVSARLGDLLSQLYLSSATLKRYDDEGRHTEDLDLVRWALEDSLKQTEVALSELLDNYPSPVLGYLLKRILMPFGRVCHGPSDKLDHRVAKLLQSNTAPRNRLGRYQYWYASDHNPAGRIHQTLDTIIQAEPIFDKICQLKNKHYPFTNLDQLAKTALDEQLISSDESDLLIKAEQERLYVINVDDFAPEALAAGSPDRPKQGRAKRSNRKTASPVQES